The following proteins are encoded in a genomic region of Drosophila miranda strain MSH22 chromosome 4, D.miranda_PacBio2.1, whole genome shotgun sequence:
- the LOC117188693 gene encoding protein toll-like, with protein MDNLKTIQIRYEGSSQTPEFWMEDGTFKGKTQLNLLTFQGLKMENLTSNTFGDLKSLKILNFTNTIVRNQSFLSSENLQKTLELFVLSGKEIVIETRYFESYSRLKFIHGSIFNTHENITAFMCKENSFYCLFTRGVHGRRCPEVCECRYRRYEREFMIDCSERNLNEIPPLPRPITGCPTLNFRGNNLRHLPSQSTLGYNHLIRLDVSDNKLHNLEINQLPVHLEHLNIGFNNISTLNKKLVDYMAKNISLNSFGNLFFPYCDEKPSSDYYNFTLTFQEGNHSQIHNFLIERGRNMHLTDDPWHCFWKMTTFLLILRGRVNHARKHAAALEFSHFDGECPDDCICLRNYYSMEFIVDCSGEDLSEIPPLPIPMYSGPTTLLFQNNKLRVLPNDSMPGYASVGRLFLDNNRLTELDNLPRNLSYLDIRNNRIAIINRKTLDIFEKRTKSSDLKLFLSGNPWACTCEEKDFLGFVKGGGPRIGDVTNITCGDTGNLLIEADESSVCPSGFVHYVTLTVSFMLMILTINLMIYFKQPLLIWFFEHGVCLSLAARRELDERKKFDAFLSFTHKDEDLVEEFVERLENGSQKFQLCFYLRDWLLGVSIPECISQSVKDSRRIIILMTNHFLKSTWGRLEFRLALHATSQDRCKRLIVVLYPEVENFDDLDSELRTYMVLNTYLKRDDPNFWNKLIYSMPHIKVQHRVKWTDHDVIQFS; from the exons ATGGATAACTTGAAAACAATTCAGATTCGTTATGAAGGAAGTTCACAAACTCCCGAGTTCTGGATGGAAGATGGTACTTTTAAAGGCAAAACACAATTAAATCTGCTTACTTTTCAAGGATTAAAGATGGAAAATCTCACATCGAATACGTTTGGTGATTTGAAAAGCttgaaaatattaaattttaCAAACACAATTGTCAGGAATCAAAGTTTCTTGAG TTCGGAGAATCTGCAAAAGACTTTGGAGCTTTTCGTTTTGAGCGGCAAAGAGATTGTAATCGAGACGAGATATTTTGAGAGTTATTCGAGGCTGAAGTTTATTCACGGTTCAATTTTTAATACCCATGAAAATATCACAGCATTTATGTGCAAAGAGAATTCCTTCTATTGCCTATTCACACGCGGAGTCCATGGACGACGCTGCCCGGAGGTATGCGAATGCAGATATAGACGGTACGAGAGGGAGTTTATGATTGATTGCAGCGAAAGAAACTTGAACGAAATACCTCCTTTGCCAAGGCCAATTACAGGCTGTCCCACGCTTAATTTTCGCGGAAACAATCTCAGGCATCTGCCCAGCCAATCGACTCTCGGCTATAATCATTTGATTCGATTGGATGTCTCGGATAACAAACTGCATAATCTAGAGATAAACCAGCTCCCCGTACATCTTGAGCATCTGAACATTGGCTTTAACAACATCTCCACACTTAATAAAAAGCTAGTGGACTATATGGCCAAAAATATATCCCTCAATAGTTTTGGCAATCTGTTTTTTCCGTATTGCGATGAGAAGCCATCTTCGGACTACTACAATTTCACCTTAACATTTCAAGAAGGAAACCACAGCCAGATTCATAATTTTCTCATAGAACGTGGAAGAAACATGCACCTGACGGATGATCCCTGGCATTGCTTCTGGAAGATGACGACTTTCCTATTGATTCTGCGTGGACGCGTAAATCACGCGAGGAAGCATGCTGCAGCCTTGGAGTTTTCTCACTTTGATGGAGAATGTCCGGACGACTGCATTTGCCTCAGAAATTATTACTCCATGGAATTTATCGTTGACTGCAGTGGGGAAGACCTCTCGGAGATACCACCATTACCTATCCCGATGTATTCCGGTCCAACGACCCTTTTATTTCAAAACAATAAGCTCCGCGTATTGCCCAATGATTCGATGCCAGGATACGCAAGTGTGGGTCGACTCTTTCTGGACAACAATCGACTAACGGAACTCGATAATCTTCCACGAAATCTCTCGTATCTGGACATACGAAACAACAGAATTGCTATAATTAACAGGAAGACTCTAGATATCTTTGAAAAGAGAACGAAATCGTCAGATCTGAAGCTATTCCTGTCTGGAAATCCCTGGGCTTGCACTTGCGAGGAGAAAGATTTCTTGGGATTCGTGAAGGGAGGTGGTCCCAGAATCGGAGATGTTACAAATATCACCTGCGGAGACACAGGGAACCTCCTGATCGAAGCGGATGAGAGTTCAGTATGCCCCTCTGGCTTCGTGCACTATGTGACCCTCACTGTTTCGTTTATGTTAATGATCTTGACCATAAACCTGATGATTTACTTCAAACAGCCCCTCCTGATCTGGTTCTTCGAGCACGGCGTATGCCTGAGCCTCGCTGCACGACGGGAACTCGACGAACGGAAGAAGTTCGATGCATTTCTATCCTTCACCCACAAAGACGAGGATCTGGTTGAGGAGTTTGTGGAGAGACTGGAAAATGGCTCCCAGAAGTTCCAACTCTGCTTCTATCTGCGCGACTGGCTTTTGGGCGTGTCTATTCCAGAGTGCATCAGCCAATCTGTGAAGGACTCAAGGCGCATCATAATTCTGATGACGAACCACTTCCTAAAGTCCACTTGGGGGCGACTGGAGTTCCGCCTCGCTCTGCATGCCACCTCCCAGGATCGATGTAAGCGCCTTATTGTGGTCCTCTATCCGGAAGTGGAAAACTTTGATGATTTGGACAGCGAACTGCGGACCTACATGGTGCTGAACACATACCTCAAGCGAGATGACCCCAATTTCTGGAATAAGTTGATCTATTCGATGCCCCATATTAAAGTTCAGCATAGGGTCAAATGGACTGATCATGACGTTATTCAGTTTTCTTAG